One Kaistella polysaccharea DNA segment encodes these proteins:
- the nuoF gene encoding NADH-quinone oxidoreductase subunit NuoF yields the protein MSKKLLLKDAHIEGIRTFDVYRKQGGYESVEKALKMAPDAITEEVKTSGLRGRGGAGFPTGLKWSFLAKPEGVPRYLVVNADESEPGTFKDRYLMEFIPHLLIEGMIVSSFALGANTAYIYIRGEYAWIVAILEEAIDEAKAAGFLGKNILGTGFDLEIYVHRGAGAYICGEETALLESLEGKRGNPRLKPPFPAVKGLWACPTVVNNVETIAAVVPVINLGGAEYAKIGVGKSTGTKLISACGNINKPGVYEIDMTITVEEFIYSDEYCGGIPNGKKLKACIPGGSSVPIVPANLLLRTINGEPRYMNYESLADGGFATGTMMGSGGFIVLDEDQSVVKHTMSLSHFYAHESCGQCTPCREGTPWMFKILKKIASGLGTMDDIDLLWDVQRKIEGNTICPLGDAAAWPVAAAIRHFRDEFEWYINNPESQTRNYGLANYADPIPVAVKAE from the coding sequence ATGAGTAAAAAACTTTTACTTAAAGACGCACATATAGAAGGAATTCGCACATTCGATGTCTACCGAAAACAAGGTGGCTACGAATCTGTGGAAAAAGCTTTAAAAATGGCGCCCGATGCAATCACGGAAGAAGTAAAAACTTCAGGTCTAAGAGGTCGTGGTGGCGCAGGATTTCCGACAGGTTTAAAGTGGAGCTTTCTGGCAAAACCAGAAGGTGTACCGAGATACTTGGTCGTTAACGCCGATGAATCTGAACCCGGAACTTTCAAAGACCGTTATCTAATGGAGTTCATTCCTCACTTATTGATAGAGGGAATGATTGTCTCATCTTTTGCGCTCGGTGCAAATACCGCCTATATTTATATTCGTGGTGAATATGCGTGGATCGTAGCTATTTTAGAAGAAGCTATCGACGAAGCAAAGGCTGCTGGATTTTTAGGAAAGAATATTTTAGGAACAGGGTTCGATTTAGAAATTTACGTGCATCGCGGTGCCGGCGCATATATTTGTGGTGAAGAAACTGCTTTATTAGAATCACTGGAAGGTAAAAGAGGTAACCCACGTTTGAAACCACCTTTCCCTGCAGTAAAAGGACTTTGGGCTTGTCCAACAGTTGTTAACAATGTAGAAACCATTGCCGCAGTAGTTCCTGTTATTAATTTAGGAGGTGCGGAATACGCCAAAATTGGTGTAGGGAAATCTACGGGAACAAAACTAATTTCTGCTTGTGGTAATATTAATAAACCTGGTGTTTACGAAATTGATATGACCATTACGGTAGAAGAATTCATTTATTCTGATGAATACTGCGGCGGAATTCCGAACGGTAAAAAACTGAAAGCGTGTATTCCAGGTGGAAGTTCGGTACCTATTGTGCCCGCGAATTTACTTTTGAGAACCATTAATGGTGAACCAAGATACATGAATTACGAATCGTTGGCCGATGGTGGATTCGCTACCGGAACAATGATGGGTTCAGGAGGATTTATTGTTTTGGATGAAGATCAGTCTGTGGTCAAACATACGATGTCTTTATCTCATTTTTATGCTCACGAAAGTTGCGGACAATGTACACCATGTCGTGAAGGAACACCGTGGATGTTTAAAATATTAAAGAAAATTGCCAGTGGTTTAGGAACCATGGACGATATTGATCTGCTTTGGGACGTTCAGCGAAAAATTGAAGGAAATACGATTTGTCCATTAGGTGACGCTGCGGCGTGGCCAGTTGCGGCAGCGATTCGGCATTTCCGTGATGAATTTGAATGGTATATCAATAATCCAGAAAGTCAAACACGGAATTATGGCTTAGCAAATTATGCAGATCCAATTCCTGTAGCTGTAAAAGCAGAGTAA